The proteins below come from a single Gammaproteobacteria bacterium genomic window:
- the rplD gene encoding 50S ribosomal protein L4, with protein MQLRSIDNSHVDVSDRTFGQDFNAALVHQAVTAYLAGGRGGTKAQKTRAQVAGGGAKPWRQKGTGRARAGTIRSPIWRGGGVTFAAQPRSFRQKLNRKMYRAAMRSILSELARLDRLVIVEDFGVDQPRTRVVLDKLKGLNLTSALLVTEQPDEKIHLAARNLRHVGYTAVASLNPVNLIGFDNVVMTKAALNRVEAWLA; from the coding sequence ATGCAACTCAGAAGCATCGACAACAGCCACGTAGACGTCTCTGATCGAACTTTCGGTCAGGACTTCAACGCGGCGCTGGTGCATCAGGCCGTGACCGCCTATTTGGCTGGCGGGCGTGGCGGCACCAAGGCGCAAAAAACGCGTGCGCAGGTGGCCGGCGGCGGCGCGAAACCATGGCGGCAGAAAGGCACCGGGCGCGCCCGCGCCGGGACGATTCGCAGCCCCATCTGGCGTGGCGGCGGCGTGACGTTCGCGGCCCAGCCTCGGAGTTTCCGGCAGAAACTGAACCGAAAAATGTATCGTGCTGCCATGCGTTCTATCCTGTCGGAGCTGGCGCGGCTGGATCGTTTGGTTATCGTGGAAGATTTCGGCGTCGACCAGCCCAGAACACGGGTAGTGCTGGATAAGCTTAAGGGTTTGAATTTGACGTCGGCATTGCTGGTCACCGAGCAGCCCGATGAGAAGATTCACCTGGCCGCGCGCAACCTGCGGCATGTCGGTTATACGGCGGTTGCCAGTCTGAACCCCGTGAACCTGATCGGTTTCGATAATGTGGTCATGACCAAAGCTGCGCTCAATCGGGTCGAGGCGTGGCTGGCATGA
- the rpsJ gene encoding 30S ribosomal protein S10 yields the protein MAASQRIRICLKAFDHRLIDRSASEIVETARRTGARVKGPIPLPTKMERFTILISPHVNKDARDQYEIRTHKRIMDIVDPTEKTVDALMKLDLAAGVDVHIKLN from the coding sequence TGCTTAAAGGCGTTCGATCACCGTTTGATCGATCGCTCGGCGAGCGAGATTGTAGAGACCGCGCGGCGCACCGGCGCGCGCGTCAAGGGCCCCATTCCGCTGCCAACCAAAATGGAGCGCTTCACGATTCTCATCTCGCCGCACGTGAACAAGGACGCGCGTGATCAATACGAGATTCGCACGCACAAGCGCATCATGGACATCGTCGACCCCACCGAAAAAACCGTGGATGCGCTGATGAAGCTCGACCTCGCCGCGGGTGTCGATGTACATATAAAACTCAATTGA
- the rplC gene encoding 50S ribosomal protein L3, translating into MTIGLIGRKIGMTRVFTDQGSTIPVSVIHVESNRVAQIKTPEADGYGAVQVTCGTRRPSRVTKSQAGHYAKAGIEAGRGLWEFRLGENENDALAAGNELRVDLFEAGQKVDVTGITKGKGFAGTIKRYNFHMQDATHGNSLAHRAPGSIGQRQTPGRVPKGKKMAGHMGVVRRVTQNLEVVRVYQDRNLLLIKGAIPGSTGGNVIVCPAIKAKTRQATAQTPDQ; encoded by the coding sequence ATGACCATTGGGTTGATTGGTAGAAAAATTGGTATGACCCGCGTCTTTACCGACCAGGGTTCTACGATACCAGTGTCGGTGATCCACGTGGAGTCAAACCGGGTCGCGCAGATCAAGACGCCGGAAGCGGATGGCTACGGTGCTGTGCAGGTCACCTGCGGCACGCGCCGGCCGTCGCGCGTGACCAAATCGCAGGCGGGCCATTACGCCAAGGCGGGGATCGAAGCTGGCCGGGGCCTGTGGGAATTTCGGCTAGGCGAGAACGAGAACGATGCGCTGGCGGCAGGTAACGAGTTAAGAGTCGACCTGTTCGAAGCCGGCCAGAAAGTTGATGTAACCGGCATTACGAAAGGCAAGGGGTTTGCCGGCACGATCAAGCGCTATAACTTCCATATGCAGGACGCGACCCACGGCAACTCGCTAGCACATCGGGCCCCAGGCTCGATCGGTCAGCGCCAGACACCGGGTCGCGTGCCCAAGGGCAAGAAGATGGCGGGCCATATGGGAGTCGTGCGGCGAGTGACCCAGAATCTGGAAGTGGTGCGAGTCTATCAGGACCGAAATCTGCTGTTGATCAAGGGCGCCATCCCCGGCTCCACAGGCGGCAACGTGATTGTGTGTCCGGCGATCAAAGCGAAAACCCGCCAAGCGACCGCGCAGACGCCAGATCAATAG